The DNA segment TGCTGTTAATGATCCACCACCTTTTACCATCGGTTTCAACACATCAGGAAGATCGTTCATTTCAGAGGCAATTTTATCATCATTGATTACTTTTGCTGCACGCTCCAACAATCTTGAGTGCAAGAAGAATACATCCCCTGGATATGCTTCACGTCCTGGTGGACGACGAAGTAATAGCGATACTTCACGGTAAGCAACTGCTTGTTTTGATAAATCATCAAATACAATTAAAGCAGGACGACCCGTATCACGAAAGTACTCACCAATTGCTGCACCTGCGAAAGGAGCATACACCTGCATTGGCGCAGGATCTGATGCATTTGCTGCAACAATAGTTGTATATGCTAATGCTCCAGCATCTTCTAATACTTGAGCGATGTTGGCTACGGTAGAAGCTTTCTGTCCTATGGCAACATAGATACAGTAAACTGGCTCACCAGCATCATAAAATTCTTTTTGGTTTAAGATGGTATCAATAGTAACTGTAGATTTACCAGTTTGGCGGTCACCAATAACCAATTCACGTTGTCCACGACCTACCGGGATCATCGCATCAATAGATTTAATACCTGTTTGTAATGGCTCAGTTACCGGCTCACGATAAATAACACCAGGTGCTTTACGCTCTAGTGGCATTTCGTACGTTTCTCCTTCAATAGGTCCTTTTCCATCGATTGGCTGTCCTAGTGTATTAACTACACGACCAACAATACCTTCACCAACGTTAATAGATGCAATACGCTGTGTACGCTTTACAGTAGATCCTTCGCTAATTTCTTTTGAAGGTCCTAATAATACAACACCAACGTTATCTTCTTCAAGGTTCAAAACGATTCCTTCTAAACCGTCTTCAAACTCTACCAATTCACCGTATTCTGCGTTAGCAAGCCCATATACACGTGCAATACCATCACCTACGGTTAAAACAGTTCCTACTTCGTCAAGTGAAGCTGATGCTTCAAAACCTGAAAGTTGTTCCTTTAAAATTGCTGAAACTTCAGCTGGTTTTACTTCTGCCATCTTATTTAGATTTTAGCTTGAGAAAATTCCTCAACCCTTAATTTAATGTAAACTCTCTTTTTAATCTATTTAATTTGTTTGCGATACTCGCGTTGTATTGAAGATCGCCCACGCGAAGGATAAACCCACCAATGATCGACTCATCAATTATATTTTCAACCGTAACTTTATCGCTACCGGTCATTTCTTTTACTTTAGCCAATACTTTTGCTTCCAACTCTGAAGACAATGCCACTGCTGTTGTAACTTTGGCAACCTGTATACCTTGTTCTTCATTATAAAGTTTCACATAGCTTTTGGCAACATCGCCCAATAAAGCGATACGTTGATTCGCTATCAAGACACCAACTAGGTTCTTGGTAACATCTGTTTGATTACTAAAAACTTTTAGCAATACTTGCTTTTTATCTTCTGCTTTTATTACCGGACTCGTTAGCATATTACGAAGCTCTTCGCTTCCTTCAATAGTAGCTTGAACGGATTGCATGTCACCAAACAAAACGTTTTCTGTTTTAGTTTCACTTGCATGTTGCAAGGCTGCTTTGGCGTATCGTATGGCTGCTCTGCTCATCTTATTACTAGTTTAAAGTAGCGTCACTTAACATTTCGTCAACCAACTCTAATTGCTCATTTTTAGAAGACAATTCTTTTTTTACAACTTTTTCAGCAATTTGAACTGAAAGTTCTGCTACGTGGCTTTTCAATTCGGCCATAGCTGATTTCTTTTCGCTTTCAATAGCTGTTTGTGCTTGCGTAATCATTTTGTTGGCTTCAGCTTGAGCTTCTTCCTTAGCATCTGAAATCATTTTTGTTTTGATTTCGCGTGCTTCTTTCATCATGCTATCACGTTCGTTTCTGGCTTCTTGAAGCAGTTTTTCATTATCTGCTTTAAGGTTTGCCATTTCAAGCTTTGCTTTTTCAGCTGAATCCAATGCATTTTTAATGCCCTCTTCACGATCATTAACCGCGCTTAAAATTGGTCCCCAAGCAAACTTTCGAAGCAACAGTATTAAAGCAACAAAAATAAGTATTTGCCAAAAAAACAGTCCAAATGAAAATTGTTCTAATAATTTTTCCATTATCTAAAATTTCAAAAAAATAATTTTTAATTTTTAATAACACAGTCGCTGTAACCAACCGTTACAGCCACTGTGTATGTAATTTATGCTGCGAATAAAGCAGCGAATCCGATACCTTCAATAAGCGCCGCTGCAATAAGCATTGCTGTTTGAATTTTACCAGAAGCTTCTGGTTGACGTGCAATCGCTTCCATAGCTTGACCACCGATTCTACCGATACCAAGACCAGCTCCGATTACAATTAAACCTGCTCCTACAATTGTTGGGATTTCCATAATATATATAATTAAAAATTAAACGTTCAACTTAATGTGATTCTTCGTTTGCCATACCAAAGTACAGTGCCGATAACATTGTAAATATATAAGCCTGTAAGGCTGCTACTAATAATTCTAATATCGCCAATCCAAATGCTAACCCGAAAGAAAGTGAACTTCCTAACCAGCTTTTAAATATAAACATCAATGCGATAATAC comes from the Marixanthomonas ophiurae genome and includes:
- the atpE gene encoding ATP synthase F0 subunit C yields the protein MEIPTIVGAGLIVIGAGLGIGRIGGQAMEAIARQPEASGKIQTAMLIAAALIEGIGFAALFAA
- a CDS encoding F0F1 ATP synthase subunit B: MEKLLEQFSFGLFFWQILIFVALILLLRKFAWGPILSAVNDREEGIKNALDSAEKAKLEMANLKADNEKLLQEARNERDSMMKEAREIKTKMISDAKEEAQAEANKMITQAQTAIESEKKSAMAELKSHVAELSVQIAEKVVKKELSSKNEQLELVDEMLSDATLN
- the atpA gene encoding F0F1 ATP synthase subunit alpha; protein product: MAEVKPAEVSAILKEQLSGFEASASLDEVGTVLTVGDGIARVYGLANAEYGELVEFEDGLEGIVLNLEEDNVGVVLLGPSKEISEGSTVKRTQRIASINVGEGIVGRVVNTLGQPIDGKGPIEGETYEMPLERKAPGVIYREPVTEPLQTGIKSIDAMIPVGRGQRELVIGDRQTGKSTVTIDTILNQKEFYDAGEPVYCIYVAIGQKASTVANIAQVLEDAGALAYTTIVAANASDPAPMQVYAPFAGAAIGEYFRDTGRPALIVFDDLSKQAVAYREVSLLLRRPPGREAYPGDVFFLHSRLLERAAKVINDDKIASEMNDLPDVLKPMVKGGGSLTALPIIETQAGDVSAYIPTNVISITDGQIFLDGDLFNSGVRPAINVGISVSRVGGNAQIKSMKKVSGTLKLDQAAFRELEAFAKFGSDLDAATKNVIEKGKRNVEILKQPENTPFTVEDQIAIIYAGSKNLLRDVPVEKVKEFERDYLELLNAKHRDALDTLKSGKLTDEVTDTLTAIAKDLSAKYKK
- the atpH gene encoding ATP synthase F1 subunit delta, coding for MSRAAIRYAKAALQHASETKTENVLFGDMQSVQATIEGSEELRNMLTSPVIKAEDKKQVLLKVFSNQTDVTKNLVGVLIANQRIALLGDVAKSYVKLYNEEQGIQVAKVTTAVALSSELEAKVLAKVKEMTGSDKVTVENIIDESIIGGFILRVGDLQYNASIANKLNRLKREFTLN